In Sphingomonas sp. SORGH_AS_0950, the following are encoded in one genomic region:
- a CDS encoding hybrid-cluster NAD(P)-dependent oxidoreductase — protein MTGGPHLHLDDMGVWNDRLHQLEVIGVHAETPTVRTFVFRADPGLWFRYRPGQFVTLELPIEGGPLLRTYTLSSSPSRPLSVAVTVKAQAESIGTRWMFDHLRVGMRLRAYGPTGHFTHVAHPASRYLFVSAGSGITPMMAMLRWIADVAPDSDVAFVTAARSPDELIFRHELELLDRQMPKLALSMIVRDTPPGGAWTGHRGRLDATRLPILVPDMLTREVFCCGPDGFMSAVRGILADAGHDMARYHQESFGDLPVATREAPAEQAAPDADAATIRFLESDVAAVAPAGQTVLEIARSVGVRIPAACESGLCGTCRISLAAGAVDMNHNGGILDEDIADGYILACCSVPRGDVQVGA, from the coding sequence ATGACCGGGGGGCCGCATCTGCATCTCGATGACATGGGCGTGTGGAACGACCGGCTCCACCAACTGGAGGTGATCGGCGTCCATGCCGAAACCCCGACGGTCCGGACCTTCGTCTTCCGCGCCGATCCCGGCCTCTGGTTCCGCTATCGTCCGGGCCAGTTCGTGACGCTGGAACTCCCGATTGAGGGTGGGCCGCTGCTGCGCACCTATACCCTGTCGTCCTCGCCATCGCGTCCCCTGTCGGTGGCGGTGACGGTCAAGGCGCAGGCGGAGAGCATCGGCACGCGATGGATGTTCGATCATCTGCGCGTCGGCATGCGGCTGCGCGCTTATGGTCCGACGGGGCATTTCACCCATGTCGCCCATCCGGCGTCGCGCTATCTGTTCGTGTCGGCGGGATCGGGCATCACCCCGATGATGGCGATGCTCCGCTGGATCGCCGATGTCGCGCCGGACAGCGACGTGGCCTTCGTCACCGCTGCGCGCAGTCCCGACGAACTGATCTTCCGGCACGAACTCGAACTGCTCGACCGGCAGATGCCGAAGCTGGCGCTGAGCATGATCGTGCGCGACACGCCGCCGGGCGGGGCCTGGACCGGGCATCGCGGCCGTCTGGACGCCACGCGGCTGCCCATCCTCGTGCCCGATATGCTGACGCGCGAGGTGTTCTGCTGCGGCCCCGATGGCTTCATGAGCGCCGTGCGCGGCATCCTCGCCGATGCGGGACACGACATGGCGCGCTATCATCAGGAGAGTTTCGGGGATTTGCCGGTGGCGACCCGCGAGGCACCCGCCGAGCAGGCCGCGCCGGATGCCGATGCGGCGACGATCCGGTTCCTGGAATCCGACGTCGCAGCGGTCGCGCCCGCAGGCCAGACCGTCCTCGAAATCGCCCGCTCGGTCGGCGTGCGCATCCCGGCCGCCTGTGAGTCCGGGCTTTGCGGCACCTGCAGGATCAGCCTGGCCGCCGGAGCGGTCGACATGAACCACAATGGCGGCATCCTCGATGAGGATATCGCGGACGGATATATCCTCGCCTGCTGCTCCGTTCCGCGCGGCGATGTGCAGGTCGGGGCCTAG
- a CDS encoding TonB-dependent receptor — MTKIVAYLLAGTGMLTMAVAAQAQDVAKAPKPVTGAQGNSGDAEAAHGDIVVLGFGQARQVQTVAAIDMERLTPGTSPLKAIAKLPGVNFQSADAFGAYEWSTRISLRGFNQNQLGFTLDGVPLGDMSYGNVNGLHISRAIISDNLASTTVAQGAGALGTASTSNLGGTLQFVSRKPSDAFDIVGSGTYGSNNTWRGFARLDTGDLGGGVKGYLSYAYLTTDKWKGFGRQRQQQVNAKLMKDMGARGSITAFVDYSDRRENDYQDLSYDIIRRRGLNNDNITDNYSLALQIARVYQNQTALASYQKANNGSSAGFVAPWTGAGLTYPSGFGTPDDAYYNAAGLRRDVLGGVTFDGKLTDELSIVSTSYYHYNKGQGSWITPYSATPAGALGPDGTPLAASSTSTTGLASPLGFRVTEYSISRGGNLSNLFYETGANRFEVGAWYESNSFTQARRFYGMNDGTSPNRNALEFQSNPYRTQWYGKYDTETLQYHVADTLTLGNLTLNGGWKGMRVKNQANLLVGSLVNGRIKAEDWFLPQVGAVYHVSEAAELFASYTENMRAFVSSATTGPFATTQAGFNGIRSTLKPETSKTIEGGGRLRSGGLQLSAVGYFIDFSNRLLSFANGSGIQGNPPTLNNAGSVHSYGAEVSAFYRIVRPLSLFASYSYNHATYQDDVKNAAGAVLTATAGKTVVDTPEHMVKGEVVYDDGHVFARAGADYLSKRYFTYLNDQSVPGRVLVDASIGYRFGEDAGALHGVAIEGSVTNLTDKRYISTVGTNGFTASGDNQTLLAGAPRQWFVTLRRGF, encoded by the coding sequence ATGACTAAGATCGTTGCCTATCTGCTTGCGGGAACGGGCATGCTCACAATGGCCGTTGCGGCCCAGGCACAGGATGTCGCCAAGGCGCCGAAGCCGGTCACCGGTGCGCAGGGTAATTCGGGCGATGCCGAGGCCGCCCATGGCGACATCGTCGTGCTGGGCTTTGGCCAGGCGCGCCAGGTGCAGACGGTCGCGGCCATCGATATGGAGCGCCTCACCCCCGGCACGTCGCCGCTCAAGGCGATCGCCAAGCTGCCGGGCGTCAATTTCCAATCGGCCGATGCGTTCGGTGCCTATGAATGGTCGACGCGGATCAGCTTGCGCGGGTTCAACCAGAACCAGCTCGGCTTCACGCTCGACGGGGTGCCGCTCGGCGACATGAGCTATGGCAATGTCAACGGCCTGCACATCAGCCGTGCGATCATTTCCGACAACCTCGCCAGCACGACCGTCGCGCAAGGGGCGGGTGCGCTCGGGACGGCGTCGACCAGCAACCTGGGCGGCACGCTGCAATTCGTCAGCCGCAAGCCGTCCGACGCATTCGACATCGTCGGGTCGGGCACCTATGGCAGCAACAATACGTGGCGCGGCTTCGCGCGGCTCGACACCGGCGATCTGGGCGGCGGGGTCAAGGGCTATCTCAGCTACGCCTATCTCACCACCGACAAGTGGAAGGGGTTCGGCCGCCAGCGCCAGCAGCAGGTCAATGCCAAGCTGATGAAGGACATGGGCGCGCGCGGCAGCATCACGGCCTTTGTCGATTATTCCGACCGGCGCGAGAATGATTATCAGGACCTGAGCTATGACATCATCCGGCGCCGGGGCCTGAACAACGACAATATTACCGACAATTATTCGCTCGCGCTGCAGATTGCGCGCGTCTACCAGAACCAGACCGCGCTCGCGAGCTATCAGAAGGCGAATAACGGCTCGTCGGCAGGCTTCGTCGCGCCCTGGACGGGTGCGGGCCTCACCTATCCCAGCGGGTTCGGGACACCCGACGACGCCTATTATAACGCGGCCGGTCTGCGCCGCGACGTGCTGGGGGGTGTGACCTTCGACGGCAAGCTGACCGATGAACTGTCGATCGTCTCGACCAGCTATTATCATTACAACAAGGGGCAGGGATCGTGGATCACCCCCTATTCGGCGACGCCCGCCGGTGCACTGGGGCCGGATGGAACGCCCTTGGCCGCGTCCTCGACATCGACCACGGGGCTCGCCTCGCCGCTGGGCTTTCGGGTCACCGAATATAGCATCAGCCGCGGGGGCAATCTGAGCAACCTGTTCTACGAGACCGGGGCGAACCGCTTCGAGGTCGGCGCCTGGTATGAGAGCAACAGCTTCACACAGGCGCGCCGCTTCTACGGCATGAACGACGGGACCAGCCCGAACCGCAACGCGCTCGAATTCCAGTCGAACCCGTATCGGACGCAGTGGTACGGCAAATACGACACCGAGACCCTGCAATATCATGTCGCCGACACGCTGACCCTCGGCAATCTGACGCTGAACGGCGGATGGAAGGGGATGCGCGTCAAGAACCAGGCGAACCTGCTGGTCGGCAGCCTGGTGAACGGCCGGATCAAGGCCGAGGACTGGTTCCTGCCGCAGGTCGGTGCGGTCTATCATGTGAGCGAGGCAGCCGAACTCTTCGCGAGCTACACCGAGAATATGCGCGCCTTCGTCTCCTCGGCGACGACCGGCCCGTTCGCGACGACCCAGGCGGGCTTCAACGGCATCCGTTCGACCCTGAAGCCCGAGACGTCGAAGACGATCGAGGGCGGCGGGCGACTGCGCAGCGGCGGGCTGCAATTGTCGGCGGTGGGCTATTTCATCGACTTCTCGAACCGGCTGCTCAGCTTCGCCAACGGGTCGGGCATCCAGGGCAATCCGCCCACGCTGAACAATGCGGGCAGTGTGCACAGCTATGGCGCGGAAGTGTCCGCCTTCTATCGCATCGTCCGGCCGCTCAGCCTGTTCGCCAGCTATTCCTATAACCACGCCACCTATCAGGACGATGTGAAGAACGCCGCCGGTGCCGTGCTGACCGCGACCGCCGGGAAGACGGTGGTCGATACGCCGGAGCATATGGTCAAGGGCGAGGTCGTCTATGACGACGGCCATGTCTTTGCCCGTGCCGGTGCGGACTATCTGTCGAAACGCTATTTCACCTATCTGAACGACCAGTCGGTGCCGGGTCGCGTGCTGGTCGATGCCAGCATCGGCTATCGCTTCGGCGAGGATGCGGGAGCGCTCCACGGCGTCGCGATCGAGGGCAGCGTGACCAACCTGACCGACAAGCGCTACATCTCGACCGTCGGGACCAATGGCTTCACCGCCAGCGGCGACAACCAGACCCTGCTCGCTGGCGCACCCCGCCAGTGGTTCGTCACGCTTCGGCGCGGCTTCTGA
- a CDS encoding FAD-dependent oxidoreductase, translated as MAALPEKARVVIVGVGGIVGASVVHHLVERGWDDIVGIDKSGVPTDIGSTAHASDFCYATSHDYLSTWTTLYSIDFFEKMGHYSRIGGLEVARVGDDQRMDEIRRKVASGKAFGTRAELVDPATIKAKFPLIEESLVQGGLWDPDAGLVVPRSQTVAGKLVDQAVAAGKLTVFANNQAESLIIEDGRIKGVVTTRGTIMADYVVVCTGLWGRLIAEMAGEDLPVFPVDHPLTFFGPYKAFEGTGKDIGYPLLRDQGNSAYMRDTGDPRTTEGGQIEWGYYEEHAPRLVHPRDLLEKEEARLSPSQRDLKMEQVLEPLERAIELTPILGELGYNEGHSFNGLLQTTTDGGPSIGESQKVRGLWYAVGIWVKDGPGMGKLVADWMTDGRTAIDHASIDYARFNPFQLEAKFIEERCLETAAKIYNPPVHPREPFSGGRGIRRSPFWEREKELGGYFMELGGWERAHGYAANEHLLEKYADQVPVRENEWDNRHFWRVSNAEQLELSADCGLINLSHFHITDIEGPDHVALMEWLCAAKVGGDATIGKGVYTHFLDDEGNVRADFTVFRLADRCRLVNGADAGPRDVHYMRRVAQDRGLDVTVTDVTEKYVTIGIWGPNARVNLQKVVEDPDALSLENFPFAAIRTVRIAGRDVMAFRISYVGEQGWELHMAYEDGLAVWDALRSTGVIAVGIETYANSRRMEKSLRLQNADLLTHYNLLEADLARPKAKEADFRGKAKHLEHRARAHQPAKLCTLVMTDNVDAKGVKRYPVGILPVIDPETGEVPVDELGRRSYTSSIAYGPSIGKNIALAYLPWALCQEGRKLEVEYFGERYPVEVASVGYRPLYDPENRKPKS; from the coding sequence ATGGCAGCGCTTCCCGAAAAGGCCCGTGTCGTGATCGTCGGCGTCGGCGGTATCGTCGGCGCATCGGTCGTCCATCATCTGGTCGAACGCGGCTGGGACGATATTGTCGGCATCGACAAGTCGGGCGTGCCGACCGATATCGGCTCGACCGCCCATGCCTCCGACTTCTGCTACGCGACCAGTCACGACTATCTGTCGACCTGGACGACGCTCTACTCGATCGATTTCTTCGAGAAGATGGGCCATTATTCCCGCATTGGCGGGCTGGAGGTCGCGCGGGTCGGCGACGACCAGCGGATGGACGAGATCCGTCGCAAGGTCGCCTCGGGCAAGGCGTTCGGGACGCGCGCGGAGCTGGTCGATCCCGCGACGATCAAGGCGAAGTTTCCGCTGATCGAGGAAAGCCTGGTACAAGGCGGACTGTGGGACCCGGATGCCGGTCTGGTCGTCCCCCGGTCGCAGACCGTGGCGGGCAAGCTGGTCGACCAGGCGGTCGCGGCGGGCAAGCTGACCGTCTTCGCCAACAACCAGGCGGAGTCGCTGATCATCGAGGATGGGCGGATCAAGGGCGTGGTGACGACGCGCGGGACGATCATGGCCGATTATGTCGTCGTCTGCACCGGCCTGTGGGGCCGCCTGATCGCCGAGATGGCGGGAGAGGATCTGCCGGTCTTCCCGGTCGACCACCCGCTGACCTTCTTCGGTCCGTACAAGGCGTTCGAGGGCACGGGGAAGGACATCGGCTATCCGCTGCTGCGCGATCAGGGCAATTCGGCCTATATGCGCGATACCGGCGATCCCCGCACGACCGAGGGCGGGCAGATCGAATGGGGTTATTATGAGGAGCACGCGCCCCGCCTCGTCCATCCGCGCGACCTGCTGGAGAAGGAGGAGGCGCGCCTCTCGCCGTCGCAGCGCGACCTGAAGATGGAACAGGTGCTCGAACCGCTGGAACGCGCGATCGAACTGACCCCGATCCTGGGCGAGCTGGGCTATAACGAGGGGCATTCGTTCAACGGCCTGCTCCAGACCACTACCGATGGCGGTCCGTCGATCGGGGAGAGCCAGAAGGTGCGCGGGCTGTGGTATGCGGTCGGTATCTGGGTGAAGGACGGCCCGGGCATGGGCAAGCTGGTCGCCGACTGGATGACCGACGGGCGCACCGCGATCGACCATGCCAGCATCGATTATGCGCGGTTCAACCCGTTCCAGCTGGAGGCGAAGTTCATCGAGGAACGCTGCCTCGAGACCGCCGCCAAGATCTACAATCCGCCGGTCCACCCGCGCGAGCCCTTTTCGGGCGGTCGCGGCATCCGCCGTTCGCCCTTCTGGGAGCGTGAGAAGGAACTGGGCGGCTATTTCATGGAACTGGGCGGCTGGGAACGCGCGCATGGCTATGCCGCGAACGAGCATCTGCTGGAAAAATATGCCGATCAGGTGCCAGTGCGCGAGAATGAGTGGGACAATCGCCATTTCTGGCGCGTGTCCAACGCCGAGCAGCTGGAACTCAGCGCCGATTGCGGCCTGATCAACCTGTCCCACTTCCACATCACCGACATCGAGGGGCCGGATCACGTCGCGCTGATGGAGTGGCTGTGCGCGGCGAAGGTCGGCGGCGATGCGACGATCGGGAAGGGGGTCTATACCCATTTCCTGGATGACGAGGGCAATGTCCGCGCCGACTTCACCGTCTTCCGCCTCGCCGACCGCTGCCGCCTGGTGAACGGCGCCGATGCGGGGCCGCGCGACGTTCATTATATGCGCCGCGTCGCGCAGGATCGTGGGCTGGACGTGACCGTCACCGACGTGACCGAGAAGTACGTCACCATCGGCATCTGGGGCCCGAACGCCCGCGTCAATCTTCAGAAGGTGGTGGAGGACCCCGACGCGCTGTCGCTGGAGAATTTCCCCTTCGCCGCGATCCGCACCGTTCGCATCGCGGGCAGGGACGTGATGGCGTTCCGCATCTCCTATGTCGGTGAACAGGGGTGGGAGCTGCACATGGCCTATGAGGACGGACTGGCGGTGTGGGATGCGCTGCGCTCGACCGGGGTGATCGCGGTCGGCATCGAGACCTATGCCAATTCGCGGCGCATGGAGAAAAGCCTGCGCCTGCAGAATGCCGACCTGCTGACCCATTATAATCTGCTCGAAGCCGATCTGGCGCGCCCCAAGGCCAAGGAAGCCGATTTCCGCGGCAAGGCGAAGCATCTGGAACACCGCGCGCGCGCGCATCAGCCCGCCAAGCTGTGCACGCTGGTGATGACCGACAATGTCGATGCGAAGGGGGTGAAGCGCTATCCCGTCGGCATCCTGCCGGTGATCGATCCCGAGACGGGCGAAGTGCCGGTCGACGAACTGGGGCGGCGGTCCTACACCAGCTCGATCGCCTATGGCCCCTCGATCGGCAAGAATATCGCGCTGGCCTATCTGCCCTGGGCACTGTGCCAGGAGGGGCGCAAGCTGGAGGTCGAGTATTTCGGGGAGCGTTACCCGGTGGAGGTCGCCTCGGTCGGCTATCGCCCGCTCTACGACCCCGAAAACCGCAAGCCGAAGAGCTGA
- a CDS encoding SRPBCC family protein — MNARSEMLNLIRSRKAGYSLPQPFYVDQDFFDLDLELIWYRDWLFAGHDCELAKPGSYFTMQVGAYPIVVLRDRDGAIRAFHNSCRHRGSRVCSAERGVAAKLVCPYHQWTYNLDGSLAFARQMGEDFDRSLHSLKPVACESVAGYIFVCLAAEPPAFAPFSDLMRPYFAPHNLADAKIAFQSTIVEKGNWKLVWENNRECYHCAGSHPELCKTYSESPNVTGVAGGGEDPEMANHWARCEAAGLPAQFRMHDSGQFRAIRAPLLRDAESYTMNGARAVARGLSDGVAAERIGALMLFNYPTTWNHVLIDHAVTFRVMPIGPNETAVTTKWLVHKDAVEGVDYDLDRLTHVWTQTNNQDRRIVEENALGIRSPAYEPGPYSPLQEGGVIQFVDWYARSVEERLGGAGRGHVRRVA; from the coding sequence GTGAACGCCCGTAGCGAGATGCTGAACCTGATCCGGTCCCGCAAGGCGGGATATTCGCTGCCGCAGCCCTTCTATGTCGACCAGGATTTCTTCGACCTGGATCTGGAGCTGATCTGGTATCGCGACTGGCTGTTCGCCGGGCATGACTGCGAGCTTGCCAAGCCGGGCAGCTATTTCACGATGCAGGTCGGGGCCTATCCGATCGTCGTCCTGCGCGATCGCGATGGGGCGATCCGGGCCTTCCACAATAGCTGCCGCCACCGGGGCAGCCGGGTGTGCAGCGCGGAACGGGGCGTCGCTGCCAAGCTGGTCTGCCCCTATCACCAATGGACCTATAATCTGGACGGTTCGCTGGCCTTCGCGCGCCAGATGGGCGAGGATTTCGACCGCAGCCTGCATTCGCTGAAGCCCGTCGCGTGCGAGAGTGTCGCAGGCTATATCTTCGTCTGCCTCGCGGCCGAGCCGCCCGCCTTTGCGCCCTTCAGCGACCTGATGCGCCCCTATTTCGCGCCGCATAACCTGGCCGATGCGAAGATCGCCTTTCAGTCGACCATCGTCGAGAAGGGCAATTGGAAGCTGGTGTGGGAAAACAACCGCGAATGCTATCATTGCGCGGGCAGTCATCCCGAACTGTGCAAGACCTATTCGGAATCGCCGAACGTCACCGGCGTCGCGGGCGGTGGCGAGGACCCCGAGATGGCCAACCACTGGGCGCGATGCGAGGCGGCGGGACTGCCCGCGCAATTCCGCATGCACGACAGCGGCCAGTTCCGCGCGATCCGTGCGCCGCTGCTGCGCGATGCCGAAAGCTATACGATGAACGGAGCGCGGGCGGTGGCGCGCGGGCTGTCGGACGGGGTGGCGGCCGAGCGCATCGGCGCGTTGATGCTCTTCAACTATCCGACGACGTGGAACCACGTCCTGATCGACCATGCGGTCACCTTCCGCGTGATGCCGATCGGGCCGAACGAGACGGCGGTGACGACCAAATGGCTGGTCCACAAGGATGCGGTGGAGGGTGTCGACTATGACCTCGACCGGCTGACCCATGTCTGGACGCAGACCAACAACCAGGATCGTCGCATCGTTGAGGAGAATGCGCTGGGCATCCGCTCTCCCGCCTATGAACCGGGGCCCTATTCGCCCTTGCAGGAAGGCGGCGTGATCCAGTTCGTCGACTGGTATGCGCGCTCCGTCGAGGAACGGCTGGGCGGGGCCGGGCGGGGCCATGTCCGGCGCGTGGCATGA
- a CDS encoding HAD family hydrolase, with translation MKRLVMALASVALVGAAPDPLANWTPAERAAIDTTLSHAQPGDYATFDADNTLWVSDLEESLLPWLENHGFLQADRLDPMLKPVPMLPGESLYGYYHRLCEVDDNLCYPWIAQAFSGLSLKLLKQQVDAMIADGRPIPVRYRVGDREVAGTVMPPRIMPGQRQLLAALRARGVRIYVVTASLEELVRMVVSDPRYGLDVPPDRVIGVTMLLRDPETGAVTTARQQIAKGHFLDGVYSAEHHADMVLTPTLWAPLTWHEGKVAAIRTYIDPVRHPLLAAGDSASDWPMLFYADGLRIWVERRATPNTALLARRHFMADGSHGRESGTGAFDQHWISPFQTDLARGD, from the coding sequence ATGAAGCGGCTCGTCATGGCACTGGCATCCGTCGCCCTGGTCGGTGCCGCCCCCGATCCGCTCGCCAACTGGACACCGGCCGAGCGGGCCGCGATCGATACGACGCTGTCGCACGCCCAGCCCGGCGACTATGCGACCTTCGACGCCGACAATACGCTGTGGGTCAGCGACCTCGAGGAATCGCTGCTGCCATGGCTGGAAAACCATGGGTTCCTGCAGGCGGACCGTCTCGATCCCATGCTGAAGCCGGTGCCGATGCTGCCGGGGGAAAGCCTGTATGGCTATTATCATCGGCTATGCGAGGTCGATGACAATCTATGCTATCCTTGGATCGCCCAGGCTTTCTCGGGCCTGTCGCTGAAGCTGTTGAAGCAGCAGGTCGACGCGATGATCGCCGACGGGCGACCGATCCCGGTCCGCTACCGGGTGGGCGATCGCGAGGTTGCGGGCACGGTCATGCCGCCCCGCATCATGCCGGGGCAGCGCCAGTTGCTCGCCGCCCTGCGCGCGCGGGGCGTGCGGATCTATGTCGTCACCGCCTCGCTCGAGGAGCTGGTGCGGATGGTCGTCTCCGATCCGCGCTATGGGCTAGACGTGCCGCCGGACCGGGTGATCGGCGTCACCATGCTGCTGCGCGATCCGGAAACCGGGGCGGTGACGACCGCCCGGCAACAGATCGCCAAGGGGCATTTCCTCGACGGCGTCTATTCCGCCGAGCATCACGCCGACATGGTCCTGACCCCGACACTTTGGGCGCCGCTCACCTGGCATGAGGGCAAGGTCGCGGCCATCCGGACCTATATCGACCCGGTGCGCCATCCGCTGCTCGCCGCCGGGGACAGCGCCAGCGACTGGCCGATGCTATTCTATGCCGACGGATTGCGGATCTGGGTGGAACGTCGTGCGACGCCCAACACCGCCCTGCTCGCGCGGCGCCATTTCATGGCCGACGGGTCGCATGGGCGCGAAAGCGGCACGGGGGCATTCGACCAGCACTGGATCTCCCCCTTCCAGACCGATCTCGCCCGCGGCGATTGA
- a CDS encoding phosphocholine-specific phospholipase C, with product MDQHSRRHFLSSMAGAATACAMPPSIARALALPADRRSGTIADIDHVVILMQENRSFDHYFGALSGVRGFGDPRPLTLRSGRSVFHQPGADGHGIVPPFHLDTSRTRGQLLKSLDHSWKSDSAEWAAYDCWVRHKTPMTMGYFRRADIPFYYALADAFTIGDAYYASLHGPTNPNRMYLFTGTSGLTVGDSGPQAVDNADDGNWTGDAARDRPDFPGARWTTYAERLQRAGIRWKLYQEHDNYGDNSLAYFAAFRGLSPQDELYRRGRAIVPGSTAANAAETTAQHLVDAFAADVAAGTLPQVSWIVAPQRYSEHPEAPPALGESLVSRVIDALTANPAVWARTALIITYDENDGFFDHMPGPLPALTPAAGRSGIDVAGESYRGQPVGLGVRVPLIVVSPWTRGGWVNSQVFDHTSVLRFLERRFGVMEPNISPWRRAVTGDLTSMFDFEDPDASALHALPSTRDAVVRLSRQARLPDPVPGTVGDPPVQEPGGRPARPLPYRLAVDEAAAPGLALRFANTGTAAAVFAVYDVMGMAGPWHYTVLPGTSMSDTPHGLPAHGGYRLEIHGPNGFLRGLSGTMDGPPGLHASLAERGDRIMLTITHHGTAPIRVAVTPPAGTGHPEQTWRMAPGATRTIGYDVAGNDHWYDLTVAIAGTAWTRRFAGHVETGRPSRSDPAIRTGASA from the coding sequence ATGGATCAGCACAGTCGCCGTCATTTCCTGTCCTCGATGGCGGGCGCTGCCACAGCTTGCGCGATGCCACCGTCCATCGCGCGGGCCCTCGCGCTGCCCGCCGATCGCCGAAGCGGGACGATCGCCGATATCGACCATGTCGTGATCCTGATGCAGGAGAACCGGTCCTTCGATCATTATTTCGGCGCCCTGTCGGGCGTGCGAGGGTTCGGCGATCCGAGGCCGCTGACGCTGCGGTCGGGGCGCAGCGTCTTTCACCAGCCGGGCGCCGACGGTCATGGGATCGTCCCGCCCTTTCACCTCGACACGTCGCGTACGCGGGGCCAGCTGCTGAAGAGCCTGGATCACAGCTGGAAGTCGGACAGCGCCGAATGGGCCGCCTATGACTGCTGGGTGCGGCACAAGACGCCCATGACGATGGGCTATTTCCGTCGCGCCGACATACCCTTTTACTATGCGCTGGCCGATGCGTTCACGATCGGCGATGCCTATTACGCCTCGCTTCACGGTCCGACGAACCCAAACCGCATGTATCTGTTCACGGGAACCAGCGGCCTGACCGTCGGCGATTCCGGTCCGCAGGCGGTCGACAATGCCGATGACGGCAACTGGACCGGCGACGCCGCCCGCGACCGCCCCGACTTTCCCGGCGCGCGCTGGACCACCTATGCCGAGCGGTTGCAGCGGGCGGGCATCCGCTGGAAGCTGTACCAGGAACATGACAATTACGGCGACAACAGCCTCGCCTATTTTGCGGCGTTTCGGGGCCTTTCTCCGCAGGATGAACTGTATCGGCGCGGCCGGGCGATCGTGCCGGGCTCAACGGCGGCGAACGCGGCGGAGACCACGGCCCAGCATCTGGTCGACGCCTTTGCCGCCGATGTAGCCGCCGGGACCCTGCCGCAGGTGTCCTGGATCGTCGCTCCCCAGCGTTATTCGGAGCATCCCGAGGCCCCACCGGCACTTGGTGAATCGCTGGTGTCGCGGGTGATCGACGCGCTGACCGCGAACCCGGCGGTCTGGGCGAGGACCGCCCTGATCATCACCTATGACGAGAATGACGGCTTTTTCGATCATATGCCGGGGCCGCTCCCGGCGCTGACCCCGGCGGCCGGGCGGTCGGGGATCGATGTGGCGGGAGAGAGCTATCGCGGGCAGCCGGTCGGACTGGGCGTCCGCGTCCCCCTGATCGTGGTATCGCCATGGACGCGGGGCGGATGGGTGAACAGCCAGGTCTTCGACCACACGTCCGTCCTGCGTTTCCTGGAACGGCGGTTCGGCGTCATGGAACCCAATATCAGCCCGTGGCGGCGTGCGGTCACGGGCGACCTGACGAGCATGTTCGACTTCGAGGACCCCGATGCGTCGGCGCTGCACGCCTTGCCATCGACGCGCGATGCCGTGGTCCGACTCTCCCGTCAGGCCCGCCTGCCCGATCCCGTGCCTGGCACCGTCGGCGATCCGCCCGTGCAGGAGCCGGGAGGCCGTCCGGCGCGGCCATTGCCCTATCGGCTGGCGGTCGACGAAGCGGCAGCGCCGGGCCTGGCGTTGCGCTTCGCCAATACCGGGACAGCCGCCGCCGTCTTCGCAGTGTACGACGTGATGGGAATGGCGGGGCCATGGCACTACACTGTCCTGCCCGGCACCAGCATGTCGGATACGCCGCACGGCCTTCCCGCGCACGGCGGCTATCGACTGGAAATCCATGGGCCAAATGGTTTCCTGCGCGGGCTTTCCGGGACGATGGACGGACCGCCGGGACTGCACGCGTCCCTGGCTGAGAGAGGTGACAGGATCATGCTGACGATCACGCATCACGGCACCGCGCCCATCCGGGTCGCGGTGACACCCCCTGCCGGTACCGGCCATCCCGAACAGACATGGCGGATGGCGCCCGGCGCGACCCGCACCATCGGCTATGACGTGGCGGGGAACGACCATTGGTACGACCTGACGGTCGCGATAGCGGGCACGGCATGGACCCGCCGCTTCGCCGGTCATGTCGAGACGGGGCGTCCCAGCCGCAGCGATCCCGCGATCCGGACGGGAGCGTCGGCATGA